The nucleotide window ACAGGCCCAGATCAGCTGACGTCTGCTTGGCGGTCCTGATCCGCAGCATTTAGTCTGACCCGCCTCACTggactgaacagaaccagaactatgGGGAGGGCTGGAGAGGACAAATGTTCAGGATCCGTTTCTAAACGTCTGCAGGTCAAAACATCTCCAGTTCAACAACGGTTCTGGATGAGGATCCGGTTCGTGATGACCAGAACCGGATCCTCATCCAGAATGGTGCCAGGAGCTtgaggaagaggggggggggggggggggggttatgtgaATATATCTGACCCGGTGTGGATGTTGTAGAACTATTCCACCATAGAAGAAGAACCTCAGAACCAAAACCCAGCACGAGCAGAACCAAACAGAAGGTTTGGTTCTGCTCGTTTTTGGGTCGAGCTGAAAAGGTTTGTCTTCTTCAGTGGTTCCTCCAGGTAGAACCACCATGGTTCTGTTTCACTGACTGATGTGGACCTCTTCCTGATCTCCTCACAGAACCCGGGCTCCCGTTTGGATCCGGATCCGACCGGCTCCAACATGCAGCTCAGTCTGTCTCAACCCGAGCTCGACACCAGCGGCACCTTCGACAtcccgtctcctcctcctctgtcttcaAATCGATCTGAGGCGTACTTCTCCTTCCCTCTCGGATCATTCCTCAGCCCCAGGAACCGGCCAGAACCCGACCAGAACCTCTCCGATGGCTGGCCCGAAGGAACGCCGAGCGCTCAGAGCGCCTCCATCCAGGAGCTTCAGCTTcaagatccttcctcccaggaGCCGGAGAAccttcctgctcctcctgctccaaCACAAACCGTTCCCAGCCTCCAGCGCCAGCAGGCGGAACCGGGTCTGGACCCAGACCTCCTGCAGAACTACGGCTCGGCTGCGTCAGCACACCCTCAGCCAGAGGAGGCGTCAGGAACCCCCCAGCTGCTCCTGAAGACCAGCAGCTCTGACAGGAACGTTCCCGATGCTCCTCTGAGTCCAGATTCAGGTCCTGAAGAACCTGAACATCAGGTGACCTCTGGAACCCAAtctgtggttctgacccggGCTGCCGAGCCGAGGACCACGCCGTCCAGGCAGGACTCAGCTGAAGGTTCAGCTCCTGGAGAAGCTCTACGTCTCACTGGTTCTCTGGATCCTGAACCGGACCCACGGACCGGTTCCGTCAGCAGCAACCGGATCTCAGCTGAGAGTTCTGACCCTGATTCTGTCTCCATGAGCTCTGAACCGACCCGGGTTCCCACCAGCCAGGGTTCCCTCTTTGctccacggctcggctctgaGGAACCTCCCTCCCAGAACCCAGAGAGAGGTTCTGCCTCCCAGACAGAACCGCCTGTGGTCCAGCCCCCCCTGCTGTCACGTGGCGCCGCCGCAGGTGAAGCCAATCCCACCTGTGCTCCCTCGGCCCAGGTGTGCAGCTCCTCTCGGGTCCCGGTTCCGGACTCGGCGCACAGCGCAGGCCTTGTTCCGGACTCGGCTGCTTCTCGGGTTTCCGGAGCGTCTCCGGGGACGGGCTCTCGGGTTTCCTGCTCTAAACGCCGAGCGGTCCTGCTCAGACGGCCGTTCCCAGCCGAGTCCTCGCCCCAGGATCACAGAATGAACGGCCAGGAGGGGGAAACCCAAACGCAGAGTtccccagaacctccagaaccggACCGAGCTCTGAGTCCGGCCTACCTGAGCCTGGGCTCGGACGAAGGCAGCACCTACTTCAGCGCTCAGGAGGACGAGCCGGAGAGCGGAGAGGAGGAGATGCTGCCTGAGGGGGGGGGCGCCCAGCAGGGGGGGGCGGCTCACACCCGCACCCAGAAGACACCTgagggtcaaaggtcagaggATCCGCTGCTGCTCCACGGAAACTTCACGCTGGGACCAAAGCCAGAGGAGGAGGAATCAGAGCCGGCACAGGTGAGAGGGGAGGGGCTGCTGGCAGCACCGGTTCAGCAGGTAAACGGGCCGCAGGAATGCGACTCGGCCCCGCCCTCCTCTGATCCGGCGGGGGAGGGAAAGCAGGCCAGAGACGTGGAGACGGAGGAGCAGAGCGCCCCGAGCCTGCAGGCAAAGTTTCCAGTTTCTGACACCAGGAGACCCGAAGAAaccggagagcggcgccgggtcGGAGCCGGAGGCCAGGATGAGCGCGGCTCACGCACACCTGCCGCTGCTGCAGGACGCACACCTGACGCTGCTGCAGGACGCACACCTgacgctgccgccgccgcctcccGCACACCTGAGGGGGCGGGACCCGTGACTCAGGGCGCAGACGGACACGCTGCGACGCCACCACAGGTGTCAGAGCAGCCGTCAGCCACGGAACCGTGCACACCGCCTCCTCACCTGCACCCAGCCGAGGCCGCGGGTCAACGGGACCACAGGTGAGTCCGTCTACCTGTTAGTCAGGTGAGCAGCTGATTTACGGCCAGGCTCTCACTGGGCTCAGTCAGGTTCTGATCCGATTAGATCGTCAGCTCATCACATTAACCTGAGGAAAAAGCcgttttaaacagaaaagggAGCAAAGGCTGGAAATGAACAAAATGTTCTGATGAAACCAGAACCGGCTCCAGAACTTCAGCCTGCTGGTCTGAGCTCAGGTAGAGAAACAGACGCTGTTGCCGTTTAATTATCTTGTCTGGATTTGCATTTTCATCAGAACCTCTGATTTAATCTGAGCTTCCTGCAGCACAAAGTTCCCAGCAACTCATTAAAGCTGCAAGAAGAACCGGTCGTGGCTTCCTGGAGGTCCAAACTCCTCAGACAGAACCGAACACGTCTTAGTCTTTCCTTCACTTCTAGTTCTGCTGCACTTCAGTCCCAGAAAAGTTTTTCCATTTCATCTCCCACCACCAAACGCTGATGCTGAGGATCCCGTCATGAAGAActccagcagatgttgctctAGAACCTCTGCTGGACTTTCCTGCTTCAATGCTGCCATCAGAGGAGAGGAGATGATCCAAAGCCAGACCGTGATCCAACCTCCTACCATCacagagcctggctgcagggaCCGGTTCCTCTTTCTCCACCAAACACCTGGAGAtctggtccatgatggtccatgaTAGTCCATCCCAGAAGCCTCTGAGCCCAGAGAAGCTGACTCCTCCTCTGGATGAAGGTTCTCCAGAACAATCTCTGGTCCCTGAGGTTCCTGGTCCTTCAGAACCCTCAGAAGGACCAGAGATCACTGCTGTCCAGATGCTCCCTGAAAGTCCTCCAGACTCCTTGATGGTTTCATGATGTTCTGCTCGGCAGAAGGAGGACCATGAAGACCCTTCTCACCTTTCAAACGTTTTTACAGCTTGAAtcataaactttttaaatccaTCCCAGCCGTCCTTTGGACCGTGTTGCAGGATGAGGAGCAGAAATGGACGAGATGAAGCTGCtaacattcaacatggcggctCCATGCAGGACAAAggtctgcagctggttctgcaGCGCGTCGTAATGCATGCAGGAGCCTTCAGCTAATTTGCATATAGACTCAGAGCACAGCTGCATTTAGACGTCAGCTGAAGGAATGAAGCTCCAGGCGACTGCTGAGCTGGTTCCCACACCTGAACATATCATCACACGGGGAGGAACGAAGCAGCTGAAACGCTTGGTTCCTCAGCCTCAGAAGGAACATTAAAGCTCCTGTTCAGCCGTGGTGGGAACATTTCAGTGGTGGCGGAGCTGAAGCTGGGCCTCCGGGAGGGCCGGGATGCTCGGCTGTGTCTGTAAAGTGTCTCTGTTCAGAGAAGCAGGATCTACAGAGAGCAACGCTAGCTTAGGGTCCGTTAACGAGCTGCTGGGTAGCTCAGCGCGCCTCCAGGTGGATGGGACCCCTAATAATCTGGGGCTGAATACCAAAAAGCTGGGCTTTACTTAGGTTCCTGTGGTAAAACCTGGAATTTAGgtgcgattaaaaaaaaaactatctccAGGATTTAAAGCACCTTAAAACTAGATCCTGTTTCTTAATAATATGCATGAAGGCCTTTTGGCCCAGAGGTGTCCAGCTGGGTGGAGGTGAGGCAGTAAGTTCAGGTTAAGAACGTGAAGGCCACCTGCTCctgtggagcagcagctgggTGTAGTTGGCTTTAAAGCCACCAGATGGCAGCATTTAGTGTTGATGAGCCGCAGTACTagactaaaaataagaaaaactgcttttaaatgagtgcatttgaTTTGAGCTGCAAGTTTAACTGATCTGCtgatggaataagagttttttttgcggttaaaatgagaacagctcatctccatcatctcatttccaGTGAAGTAtatctgattatcttattttaggagtctaAGCACTCCTTCCATTGATCATCTCATTTACCTGTGAGGAcagatgcactcatttcaagaacatgaAACAGCAGCTTGATGCTTCAGCTGCTTGGACGGTGAGAAGGTATTCAGAGCCACACCTGCTCCACATTCCTCCTCAGAGTCAGATGAAGGTGAAGCCAGACTTCAGAGCTTTTTCCACGTTGTCCTGGAACGTCTCCTGCCTCTGTGACGTCCTCATGTCCTCTCCTCTGAGGACACCTGACGATCTCTGGtctgaatgctaagctaataaagTGCTAGCCTGAAAATCGATAGATCAGACTCCACTGGTCCAACTCGCTCTGGAGGCGAGACGGAGCCGCTGTCATGGCCCACGGCACCAGAACTGTCAGATTTCAtgagtgacatcacaaaatgtTTGGAACAAAAGGCCAAACTGGTTCAGAATGAAGACGCAGTCAGGGACGTTCtaaggttctgctgctgttctgtggacCCTGTGTGCTCTGAgcgttctggttctgttgatcTAATCGACCCACCCAGCATTCTTGCTCTGGGCGACGTAGGGAATGTTTGTTGATGGAAGTGGTTCTGAACTCTGGGTCAGAACTTCCTGGTTAGTTTTCATGTTGGCGTCCTTCAGCTGCCTGACCCAATCAGGACCCTGAGCCTGATCATGTGACCGCTGTTTCATCACctcctgtctctctgtgtcccCACAGCTTCCAGCATtcaggaccaggaccagaaccagaaccggatgACAGGATGAATTCAGGCTTCAGCAGCCTGAGCACCACCCTGAAGAACTCCTCTCCTCCCAGGGAGGAGGAACCTAAATCCCGTTTCCACAAAGTGTCGCTGGTTGCCACTGAAACCAGCAGCAGGACCGAGGAGCCCGACCCAGAAGCGGAGTACAAGTGGAAGAACCGTTTTCAGGGCCTGACCCAGTACAACTCCAGCAGGTCCCTCCTCCCggactcctcctcctcctcctcctcctcctcctcctcggctcCCAGCAGCCTGACGGACGGCTCTGTGTATCTGAGCCCTGCTGGAGCTGGGGAGTGGAGGCGGagcctgcaggaggaggaggaggagccagCTGCTCCCGCATGTGAAGAGGAGGAACGGCTGAAAGGAGAGACAGAGTGGAGAAGGTCTGAGTGGGAGCAGGAGCAGCACTCCGTGTCCTCCAGGAGCACCGACGACGACGACTCCCTCTTCACCGGAGTCTTCAGGGCCACCCTGGTGGATCTGGTCTCTGATCCTGCACCTGCCCTGCCTCCCCCCTGCTCCCCTGAAGCAGACTCCCCCTTAAACGACATGGACAACCTGATGGACACCCTGAAGAGCATGGGGCCCTCTCAGAGGCCCAGGAGCACAGGCCCCCGCGCTGCCCCCCCTGCGCTGGTCTCCTCCCTGCCCCCCATCAAGGAAGACCTGGTGAGCCCCATCACCACCGACCTGGCCCCCTCCCTCAGCGCCCCCTCCCTCAGCACCCCCTCCCTCAGCACCCCCTCCCTCAGCACCCCCTCCCTCAGCACCCCCTCCCTCAGCGCCCCCTCCCTCAGCGCCCCCTCCCTCAGCACCCCCTCTTTCAGCACCCCCTCCCTCAGCGCCCCCCTCCCTCAGCGCCCCCTCCCTCAGCGCCCCCTCCCAGGGGCCACAGGAGCCCCAGAAGCCGCTCTACGCGCTGCCGGCTGACCTGGGCCTCAACAAGAACCCCATCAGGGACAAGATGTCCCCGCTGGAGCTGATGAAGAAGAGCCAGGTAACGCACACACGTCAGCCGAGCAGGACGGAGACTGGGTCCGGTTCTGGACCGGGTCCGGTCTAGTTCAGTTCCGGGTTTAGTCCCGGTCTGGTCCAGGCTAATTGCTGGTGTCTTAGATTCAGCCTGATTTTGTGAACTGTGAGttctgacagcagctgctgcatcaGGACCGTTTGGACGGGTCACCAGAACCCAGATCCAGAACCCAGATTCAGGAACTGATCCAGGAACTGATCCAGGAACTGATCCAGGAACTCCAATTGATTTTGGTTCCTGGATctttaaagtgaaacaaaattCAGTTGTTAGAAAGTGAAatgttctgtttagttttcttctaCTAACCTGAATCTGCGGCTCGGTTCTCTAACTCTGACCTCGTCCTCCTCAGGAACCCGCCTCCTCTCTGGCTAACGGAACCGGGCCCCCTCCGTCTCCCTCCACCAGCTCTCGCCTCGACAGCAGCTTGCTCTTCAAAAACTACCGCTCCTCATTCTCGGACCAGAAGCTGGAAAACGGGAGCGCCAACCGGCCCCTGGCCCGCGCCCTCTCCCTGCCGGAGACCGGGCCCTCAGCCATGAGACTGAGTGAGCCTGGGGACGTGGGGCCCAGCAGGGACGCAAAGGGGTCCCGTCTGGAGCGTCTCTCCTTCCTCATCAACTCCTCATCGAGCTCCCAGAACGGAGCCGGGGACTCCAGCCCAGGGGCCCGGACCAGCTGGCTGTCCTCCCTGTCCCCCACCTCCAACGGCCCCACCAGCCTGGTCAGCCGCAGGGACCCCATCGACCTGCAACGGCCCCTCACCGACTTGGAGCCGGGGGTCCTGCAGAGGAGCCTCAGCTGTGAGGGCCCGCCACAGATGCCCCAGTTCAGAAGTGTCCTGGATGGCCCCCAGTTCAGCGGCGTGCAGGGAGGCCCCCAGTTCAGCGGCGTGCAGGGAGGCCCCCAGTTCAGCGGCGTGCAGGGAGGCCCCCAGTTCAGCAGCGTGCAGGGAGGCCCCCAGTTCAGCGGCGTGCAGGGAGGCCCCCAGTTCAGCGGCGTGCAGGGAGGCCCCCAGTTCAGCAGCGTGCAGGGAGGCCCCCAGTTCAGCGGCGTGCAGGGAGGCCCCCAGTTCCAGAGCCAACGGGATGAACCAGACTTTAGCCTGATGTCCAAGTACCGAGCCTTCCCAGACGCCTATGTGAGTACAGCAACATGCATGCACGTAGGGGCGTGCACGTAGGGGCGTGCATGTAGGGGCGTGCACGTAGGGGCGTGCATGTAGGGGTGTGCACGTGAATGTCTGCCGGTCAGCAGCAGGACTCTAGTTCTGAAACCGTTTATCTGCAGAAACTCATTAAACTGAAAATAGGACAAAAACGTGTGGATGGGATAAAAGCCGTTCAGAACCAGATGTGCTGCCGTGTGAAAATGATTTCTCTCTGCAGAGTTTCTGATGCATTTATTGAGTTTCTCTGGTGCTGAACAGAAATAGAAACTGGTTCCAGAAGCTGCAGACCAAACATCTCTGAGCGTGGCAGGTGTAATTAGGCAGCAGAGGCGTGTCAGCGTGTGGCTCACACGTCTGCACACGTTCTGCTGCTCTGTCTGCGGGCCCAGGAGGGAATTAGCTGATCCAAATGATTTAAACTGCCAGAACCAGCACCGCCATCTTTACCCATTCTGATTGGTGAATGGAGGAGGAGATGTGCAGcagctggaggttctgctccagAACCACTGGCTTCATTTGCCAGGCCCAGACCTCTGAGACCACAGCAAACTGCAGCTGACCTCAGACAGGAGGTTCTGACCCGTCCTGAGGGAATAGAACCCTGAGCTCCTTTATCAGCTGCAGGGAGGACCAGGCTGGACCTTTCTGAGCTGGTGCTGAACAGAACAAGATCCAAAGCAGAAATGGGTTGGTGAGGTTCTGCTCAGTTTTACCAGGAAATCATTAAACCAGCTGCATGACCATCAGAACCTCGTCTGTAACTGGAGCAGAACTCCAGAGGAACCCAGAGATGCTGCAGCGGTTCTGAAGCCGCGGTGTGAGCAGCTTTATCTGCAGAGGCTGGATCAGAATGTAAAGCAGCTGTTCTGCTGGAGCAGAACCTCTTAGATAAATATTGTGGCGGTCCACACCCACAGCAGCTATCTGCCTGTTGCTGCAGACGCAGCCGCGCCTCTCCTCAGCCTGACGCCGTGGAAGGCCTCATGATCCGCTTCCCTCCTGGATGGCACATTCTGCTGAAGCGGCACGTTTTCTGGCCGCAGGGAGGAAGGCTGGAACCATGCAGCTGTCTGTCTTCGTTCACGTCGTGTTCGCTCCGATGCGCTGATCCGTTTGGAGCTGATCCGTTTGGAGCTGACGCTCCCGGCAGAGTCAGAACACGCTGCAGAATGCAGTTGAAGCAGGCAGAGCTTTTGTGACTGGGGTCATGGGCTGAGAGCGAACACGTCTCTGACACCAGGAATGTGCCTGAACGTCTCAGTCAGCAGCTGGGATCAGAGGTTCCTACCAAAAACACCTGCTGCTGATCCTGGCTGACGGTCGGTTCCGGTTCCGCAGGAAGCTGCTGTACCAACAAACCTGAACCTGAACCGACCGCCTCCTGCAAACAACCAGCAACAGGCAGCGAACTCTAAGGGTTTGCTGAACGTCTGTGAAGCTGCTGGTAGAGCAGGAGGACATCATCAACCAGCACCAGCAGGTCACCTGGTGCTGGTTCATGAAGGTCCAATAAAAAAGCTGCAGACCTGCTTTAATgccaggaggagctgcagacctTCTGGGACCCCCCAGCTGAAGACATGTCCACCTCTGcactgcttcctgtctgcagacctgatgaagTCAGCAGTGAGAGTGGAAACTGGAGCCTCGCAGCCGGTGCTGCGTGGTCAGAAACCCGATCCGATCAGGTGTCTGAATCCGGGTCAGGTGATACCTGAGCCTCTCACCTGGACAAATCTGGCCCAGAACCCACGTGGTCCTGCTGCCTCCTCCAGCTGAGCTCCAGGAAAGCTGCAGCCCTTCTTCCTGCAGGGATGAAGGGGTTTTCATCACGGCTACACCAACAGAACCTGcgggaccgggtcagaacctgaGCTAATGTCTGGCAGCGTTACTGATGATGTTCTTTCTGTGTCTGCAGCTGACTAAGGAGAAGGAACACGGGAAGCTCAACCCTCGTCCAGGAAAGGTGAGTTCACCTGCAGCCGGTCCAAACAACTCCAGGCCATCAGAACATGGAGCGAGTTTAAGGCCGGTCCGTTTTAAAGAACAATGAAAAGTTAAATCAGTGGAAGCAGCAGGAGACGTTCTGTCCTATTTCCATCCACTAAAGATTCGGTCCAGCTTGAAGCAGCTGGTTCTGCTCAGCTGGACATGCTGTGTGCTTCAGATTCAATTAAAGTTTATTTCTATATCACCAATtcacatcacatcatctcaaggttctttctaaagtcagcctccatcagatcctccaggttggtgagaaagtttcctctctaaggaaacccagcaggttgcatcaagtctctccaagcagcattcactcctcctgaaagagcgtagagccacagtggacagtcgtctgcattgttgatggctttgcagcaatccctcatactgagcatgcatgaagcgacagtggagaggaaaactcccctttaacagggaggagaacctccagcagaaccacaaccaggctcagtgtgaacgctcatctgcctccacccactggggcttagagaagacagagcagagacacaacagaagctcacattgacccaggagtactttctatggtagatggtaatagaggatgatctgcctcccctgatgatgtcacagctaacagaacgccagaccaggtgtaccttctatgaagagagaaatagaccctgatgtcctccagcagcctaagcctatagcagcataactatagaggtagctcagggtaacatgagccactctaactataagctttgtcacaaag belongs to Fundulus heteroclitus isolate FHET01 unplaced genomic scaffold, MU-UCD_Fhet_4.1 scaffold_118, whole genome shotgun sequence and includes:
- the LOC118558270 gene encoding LOW QUALITY PROTEIN: beta/gamma crystallin domain-containing protein 2-like (The sequence of the model RefSeq protein was modified relative to this genomic sequence to represent the inferred CDS: deleted 1 base in 1 codon), whose translation is MVQQLQQSCASCKPDAPPESGGSQPRHQQNLKVSGHPAGGGVPGGGRVSTPEPRFCSQREAAAVICSQRLSDMAKKASSRTALKNLFSRTEAGPDESAQKEQDRRRFKFPKLKIRSKNEAERQQEVRAAESSGTAESSGTAESSGTAESSGTAESSEADRTVSVKKSSSVHTTESRAKAKKLSYSELDLRKPKRLATFSFGLRKRRKSGEENVSQSTFGLHSADVQQENPGSRLDPDPTGSNMQLSLSQPELDTSGTFDIPSPPPLSSNRSEAYFSFPLGSFLSPRNRPEPDQNLSDGWPEGTPSAQSASIQELQLQDPSSQEPENLPAPPAPTQTVPSLQRQQAEPGLDPDLLQNYGSAASAHPQPEEASGTPQLLLKTSSSDRNVPDAPLSPDSGPEEPEHQVTSGTQSVVLTRAAEPRTTPSRQDSAEGSAPGEALRLTGSLDPEPDPRTGSVSSNRISAESSDPDSVSMSSEPTRVPTSQGSLFAPRLGSEEPPSQNPERGSASQTEPPVVQPPLLSRGAAAGEANPTCAPSAQVCSSSRVPVPDSAHSAGLVPDSAASRVSGASPGTGSRVSCSKRRAVLLRRPFPAESSPQDHRMNGQEGETQTQSSPEPPEPDRALSPAYLSLGSDEGSTYFSAQEDEPESGEEEMLPEGGGAQQGGAAHTRTQKTPEGQRSEDPLLLHGNFTLGPKPEEEESEPAQVRGEGLLAAPVQQVNGPQECDSAPPSSDPAGEGKQARDVETEEQSAPSLQAKFPVSDTRRPEETGERRRVGAGGQDERGSRTPAAAAGRTPDAAAGRTPDAAAAASRTPEGAGPVTQGADGHAATPPQVSEQPSATEPCTPPPHLHPAEAAGQRDHSFQHSGPGPEPEPDDRMNSGFSSLSTTLKNSSPPREEEPKSRFHKVSLVATETSSRTEEPDPEAEYKWKNRFQGLTQYNSSRSLLPDSSSSSSSSSSSAPSSLTDGSVYLSPAGAGEWRRSLQEEEEEPAAPACEEEERLKGETEWRRSEWEQEQHSVSSRSTDDDDSLFTGVFRATLVDLVSDPAPALPPPCSPEADSPLNDMDNLMDTLKSMGPSQRPRSTGPRAAPPALVSSLPPIKEDLVSPITTDLAPSLSAPSLSTPSLSTPSLSTPSLSTPSLSAPSLTPPSLSAPSLSAPSQGPQEPQKPLYALPADLGLNKNPIRDKMSPLELMKKSQEPASSLANGTGPPPSPSTSSRLDSSLLFKNYRSSFSDQKLENGSANRPLARALSLPETGPSAMRLSEPGDVGPSRDAKGSRLERLSFLINSSSSSQNGAGDSSPGARTSWLSSLSPTSNGPTSLVSRRDPIDLQRPLTDLEPGVLQRSLSCEGPPQMPQFRSVLDGPQFSGVQGGPQFSGVQGGPQFSGVQGGPQFSSVQGGPQFSGVQGGPQFSGVQGGPQFSSVQGGPQFSGVQGGPQFQSQRDEPDFSLMSKYRAFPDAYLTKEKEHGKLNPRPGKMFIFDRPGMCGQRMEIRGDVIDATAWELQDTISIRVVRGGWVLYEKPNFKGEKIALNEGDIELTCPFSPPEEQLQNGHQENQENQGDQEQDGETTEEKPSRRFIIGSVRRAVRDYSVPEIALFPEENAEGKKVVFRDTSEDARIFGFPIRAKSVIVNAGLWLVFSQPFFQGAQRILEVGGYTNPAAWGVEEPYVGSLHPLKVGEPRVENMREPKMVIYEKPYFTGKSRTISSNMRDFMSRTDRQQNLFMPKLGSLKVLGGIWVGYEKEGFLGHQYLLEEGEYHDWRVWGGCDSELRSVRIIRADLTEPMMVMYEQPEEEEGVMEENTFEVTEAIPDVELFSYKTSTRSIHVLSGAWVAYSHVDFSGNQYILEKGFYSNCADWGSQDTRVCSVQPILAAPPETPGPRDQIILYAEPDFQGERRVFHHSQAALSDKFITKSCRVVERK